From a single Desulfurella sp. genomic region:
- a CDS encoding FprA family A-type flavoprotein yields the protein MKAGRDPFEVKDGIYWVATLDPELKIFDIIMRTAHGSTYNSYLVKGTNKKAIIDAVKEPFFEGFLENLEKLNVKPEEIDYLVVNHNEPDHSGALPKLLEYMPNVKLIVSKQGKVFLDNIINASYDCIEADDNLEIDLGEKTLKFIIAPFVHWPDTMFTYIQQSKVLFTCDFLGSHFCDERMIDTQVEDFSEDFRFYFDGIMRPFKEYVLQHIEKIEKLDIDIIAPSHGPILTQPKHYIELYKKWSQPMQEKLAAVLYVSAYGYTKKLAQEIARGIQSEGVKVITKDIVDVIEKEKPYLLDTVQRASLVAVGSPTINGDAVEPIWEFLSSLATIKIRGKMGFAFGSYGWSGEASKLIAQRMKDIKFAMPLEPFRVRFRPTDEDLQKAFEIGKQLAQKVKEMT from the coding sequence TTGAAAGCAGGAAGAGACCCATTTGAGGTAAAAGATGGCATATATTGGGTTGCAACGCTTGATCCTGAATTAAAGATATTTGATATCATAATGCGCACAGCACATGGCTCAACATATAATTCTTATTTGGTCAAAGGCACAAATAAAAAGGCTATAATTGATGCAGTGAAAGAGCCCTTTTTTGAAGGTTTTCTTGAAAATTTAGAAAAATTAAATGTCAAGCCAGAAGAAATTGATTACTTGGTTGTAAATCACAATGAGCCAGATCACTCAGGTGCTTTGCCAAAATTGTTAGAATATATGCCTAATGTCAAATTGATTGTTAGTAAACAAGGTAAAGTTTTTTTGGATAACATTATTAATGCAAGTTATGATTGCATAGAAGCTGATGATAATTTGGAAATTGATCTTGGTGAAAAGACATTAAAATTCATAATTGCTCCTTTTGTGCATTGGCCAGATACAATGTTTACCTATATACAGCAAAGTAAGGTACTTTTTACATGTGACTTTTTAGGTAGCCATTTTTGCGATGAGAGGATGATTGATACGCAGGTAGAAGATTTTTCTGAAGATTTTAGGTTTTACTTTGATGGCATAATGAGACCGTTTAAAGAGTATGTATTGCAACACATAGAAAAAATTGAAAAGCTTGATATAGATATTATAGCACCAAGTCATGGCCCAATACTTACACAACCAAAGCACTATATCGAGCTATATAAAAAATGGTCTCAACCTATGCAGGAAAAGTTAGCCGCTGTGCTTTATGTTTCTGCATACGGCTATACGAAAAAATTAGCTCAAGAAATAGCACGCGGGATACAATCAGAAGGTGTAAAAGTAATAACAAAAGATATTGTTGATGTTATTGAAAAAGAAAAACCGTACCTTTTGGATACAGTACAAAGAGCATCTTTAGTTGCTGTCGGCTCTCCTACTATAAATGGCGATGCAGTAGAGCCAATCTGGGAATTTCTATCAAGCCTTGCTACAATTAAAATTAGAGGTAAGATGGGATTTGCTTTTGGATCTTACGGCTGGAGCGGTGAAGCTTCGAAGCTTATTGCTCAAAGAATGAAAGATATAAAGTTTGCTATGCCACTTGAGCCATTCAGAGTAAGATTTAGACCAACTGATGAAGATTTACAAAAAGCATTTGAAATTGGCAAACAATTAGCTCAAAAAGTCAAGGAGATGACATGA
- the rd gene encoding rubredoxin has protein sequence MKKYKCKVCGYIYDPEKGDPDADVPPGTPFETLPDDWECPVCGAAKVDFEPYEET, from the coding sequence ATGAAAAAATACAAATGTAAAGTATGTGGCTACATTTATGATCCAGAAAAAGGCGATCCCGATGCTGATGTTCCACCCGGTACACCTTTTGAAACACTTCCTGACGATTGGGAATGTCCAGTATGTGGAGCCGCTAAAGTAGACTTTGAACCTTACGAAGAAACTTAA
- a CDS encoding YMGG-like glycine zipper-containing protein, translating to MDIKGKIVSLGLAATLLTTSLNLTSCQTLQQPTQQGYQGAGAGALLGGIAGALLSPDNRWKGGAIGAAIGAVAGYTLSQIQAQSAQQAAQYNQPVRYETTTNDGTQGVVQAEPIGYNPQTGCKKVRIKTWQNGQLISNVVKEVCPAQ from the coding sequence ATGGATATTAAAGGTAAAATCGTAAGTTTAGGTTTAGCAGCGACTCTTTTAACTACAAGTTTAAATTTAACAAGCTGCCAAACCCTACAACAACCTACACAGCAAGGATACCAAGGTGCTGGAGCTGGTGCTTTATTAGGTGGCATAGCAGGAGCTTTGCTAAGTCCAGACAATAGATGGAAAGGTGGAGCAATAGGTGCAGCAATCGGTGCAGTTGCAGGTTATACGCTATCGCAGATACAGGCCCAATCAGCCCAGCAAGCAGCCCAATATAACCAGCCTGTTCGATATGAAACAACAACTAATGATGGAACACAAGGTGTTGTCCAAGCAGAACCAATTGGTTATAATCCACAAACAGGTTGTAAAAAAGTTAGAATTAAAACATGGCAAAATGGCCAATTGATAAGTAATGTTGTAAAAGAAGTTTGCCCTGCACAATAA
- a CDS encoding ferritin-like domain-containing protein has translation MSQKIIDILNEAIQSEIGAIMQYMAGHYRMPKDKHPVIREMLERISVEEMKHAESFSKRVVALGGREAITPDIVHFSNDLVEIMDLNEKAEDGAIEMYQKHIMVCEQENDLETKAIYEDVLKDEMRHKKIFATFKKLLESNQEGI, from the coding sequence ATGAGCCAAAAAATTATTGATATTTTAAACGAAGCTATTCAATCAGAAATTGGTGCAATTATGCAGTATATGGCCGGTCACTATAGAATGCCAAAGGATAAACATCCGGTTATTAGGGAAATGCTTGAGCGTATTTCTGTTGAAGAAATGAAACATGCAGAAAGTTTTTCCAAACGTGTAGTAGCGCTTGGAGGAAGGGAAGCCATAACGCCAGACATAGTCCACTTTTCTAACGATTTAGTTGAAATAATGGACTTAAACGAAAAAGCAGAAGATGGTGCCATAGAAATGTACCAAAAACACATAATGGTGTGCGAACAAGAAAATGATCTTGAAACAAAAGCTATTTATGAAGACGTTTTAAAAGACGAAATGAGGCATAAAAAAATATTTGCAACATTTAAGAAACTTTTAGAATCAAACCAGGAGGGTATATGA